A window of the Panulirus ornatus isolate Po-2019 chromosome 63, ASM3632096v1, whole genome shotgun sequence genome harbors these coding sequences:
- the LOC139745934 gene encoding uncharacterized protein: protein MNRSILAVLALTLVVACVDAGRISSGYGGGFGGSGGGFGGGYGGSGGFGGGFGGSGGFGGGYGGSGGFGGGFGGSRGFGGGYGSSGFGRSGGGFGGGYGGSGGYGGGSGGFGGGFGGSGFGGGYGK, encoded by the exons ATG AACCGCAGCATCCTCGCCGTCCTTGCTCTGACGCTCGTCGTGGCTTGCGTCGACGCCGGCAGGATCAGTAGTGGGTACGGTGGTGGATTTGGAGGGTCCGGGGGTGGATTTGGCGGTGGTtacggcggcagcggcggcttCGGAGGCGGTTTCGGCGGTAGTGGTGGCTTTGGAGGCGGTTACGGTGGCAGCGGTGGATTTGGAGGTGGTTTCGGTGGTAGTCGCGGCTTCGGAGGCGGTTATGGAAGCAGTGGTTTTGGAAGATCAGGAGGCGGATTTGGAGGTGGCTACGGCGGCAGTGGTGGATATGGAG GCGGCAGTGGTGGTTTCGGTGGAGGCTTCGGCGGAAGTGGCTTTGGAG GAGGATACGGCAAATAA